A window of Adhaeribacter arboris genomic DNA:
ATCGGTTCATTCCCCAATATTATGAACTTCAGGCCAAAGAGCGATTGCGTTTATTGCGTCAATATGAGATGATCTAGCCAATACAATTATGCCCCGTTCCTTAGGATGCTGCGTCATTGGCGATTACCATTTCCCTTTTAGCCTTGCTAGCTACCTTTTATCAACTGTACTTGCAACGAGTTCATAATGAAAAATCGCTCAAGACGCTGGTTCAAATTGATTTGCTGGATCGGGATAAGCTGATTTTTGTGCATATTCAGAATAATGGCGTCGGACCGTTAATAATAGATAAGCTTACCTTTTTCAAAAATAACCAGCGTTATTCGAGCATCGAAGATTGTTTAGACCTCAATCCTAAATTATACCAGCATATAGCGATCACCGAAGCGGTGAAGAAGGTTATTCTGCCCGGAAATTATCTGGAGGTCTTTTCAACTCGATTAGCAGAGAAGGCTGATGATAAGGAAGTGGAAGATGTTCGGGAGCAGCTTTCTGTTCTTAGATTAAAGGTAGAGGGACGAGATATTTACAATAATAAAGTTACTGCCGAACGAGACCTGCACTGGTTTTTAAGACACCATGTTTCCTAAAAGCAAATTCAGCCGGTTGAGTGTAATTGCCAAATCACCCGATTATTATTACATTTGGGGATTGCAATCCTAAAATTATATGTTATTTTGGGATTTTGGAGAGCAAATGATCAAAAGAACGCTACAATCCACTATCGAACAACGGCTCTTTAAAGGCAAGGCTATCTTAATTTTTGGCCCGCGCCAGGCCGGTAAATCCACTCTGGTGGAAACCATCCTGCAAGATAAGGATCATCTTTACCTGAATGGCGATGATTCTGATGTGCGGGATATTTTGACCAATACTACCGCCACCAAATTAAAAACCGTGGTCGGCCAGAAGAACATATTGTTCCTGGACGAAGCGCAACGCATCCCTAATATCGGCCTGACGCTGAAACTGTTTACTGATCAGATCAAAAACGTGCAGGTCATTGCCACCGGCTCATCGGCTTTTGAGCTTTCCAGTCAGGTCAATGAGCCGCTTACGGGGCGCAAATATGAATTCATGCTCTATCCGCTCAGTTTTGGCGAGTTGGTAGAATATCATGGCCTGATCCAGGAAAAACGCCTAATCGAGCACCGGCTCATTTACGGCTATTATCCGGAGATCGTGACCAAGACGGGTGAGGAAGCGGAATTGCTCAAATTGCTGGCCGGAAGCTACCTCTACAAAGATTTGTTAATGCTCGAACAGATCAAAAAACCCGCCATCTTGGAAAAGCTGTTGAAAGCACTCGCTTTGCAGGTTGGCAGCGAGATCAGCTATCACGAACTGGCACAAACGGTCGGCAGCGATCCCAAGACCGTTGAAAAATATATCGACCTACTGGAAAAAGCTTATGTGCTATTTCGCCTGCCGGCTTTCAGTCGCAACGTCCGCAACGAAATCAAAAAAGGAAAGAAAGTCTATTTCTACGATTGCGGGATCCGCAATGCCGTTATTAACAATTTCAAACCGTTGGCCTCGCGAACCGACACCGGGGCATTGTGGGAAAATTTTGTGATGGCGGAACGGATGAAATACCTGCGCTACTGCCAGATCGATACGGCGCAATATTTTTGGCGCACCACACAGCAACAGGAAATTGACCTGATTGAGGATAACGGTGAAGTGCTAATAGCATTTGAATTCAAATGGAAGGATAAAAGAGGCAAAATCCGCTTCCCGCATACCTTCACGGATAATTATCCGGGAACCGAAACTTTCGCCGTTACGCCGGAGAATATAGAAAAATTTATCTTATAAGTTTTCAATGAAAATTATTATCGGCATAGTGAATAAGACAACTGTATAGAGCCGCTGAAAAGTTACATTCATCGGGTGGTGGGAAAAGACCCGCAATCCAGCCTTTATCTATTGCGTTTATTGCGTCAATATGAAATGATCTAGCTAATTTTAATCCCGAATACCTATTCTTTAGGATGCTGCGTCATTGGCGATTACCATTTCCCTTTTAGCCTTGCTAGCTACCTTTTATCAACTGTACTTGCAACGAGTTCATAATGAAAAATCGCTCAAGCCCCTAGTTCAAATTGATTTGCTGGATCGGGATAAGCTGATTTTTGTGCATATTCAGAATAATGGCGTCGGACCGTTAATAATAGATAAGCTTACCTTTTTCATAAATGACAAGAGCTATGGTAACATCGAAGACTGTTTAGCACTCGACCCCAAGTCTTATCAGCATCTGTCAATTACGGAAGCGGTAAAGAAAGTTATCTTGCCCGGAACCTACTTGGAGGTTTTCTCAATTCGGTTTGCAGAGCAGGATACCTGTGAAGAAATAGACAATGTCCGGCAACAGCTATCCGTGCTTAAATTGAAGTTGGAAGGTCGGGATATTTACAATAATAGGATTATCGCCAAAAGATACCTGCACTGGTTTATAAGACACCACATTTGCTAAGTGCCGAAACCTTATCTACTCTCTATTTCATGTTAGAGTGAACCGGGAAATTGTTCCTCTTATAACTGTATCCAAAAACTATTAAAGCTATTGATTCACTTTAATCTAAAAGGTAGCACCAAGGTAGCACTGAATAAATCGCAATCTTGATTAGTTATATGTAAGTGCTTGATTTAATTGGTTGCGGGGGCAGGATTTGAACCTGCGGCCTTCAGGTTATGAGCCACTTTTGCAATAATATATGTAATATTTAATGGTGATGTATGGACGTTAATTGTTATTGATATATCAGATACTTGTTGCAATAGTTGGTGTTTTCGGCTATTCATTCAATATAACCGATTTTACCCTGGAAGGTAGCACCAGGGTAGCACCAAATACCAGCACAAGGAGCATTAAATGCCAGCCAAAGTAATCAACTTTACTAAAGCATGTTTGACTAATTTGCCCTTGCCAGAGGCGGGAAAGCGGAAATACTATAAGGATACCCAATTAAAGGGACTGATCCTGGATGTGCGTTCCAACGGCTCCAAGTCGTTTTACATTTATAAAAAGATAAGTGGTAAACCAGAACGGCTGTTCTTAGGTATCTTTCCCGAAATTACCATTGAGAATGCCAGAAAAAAAGCCAAAATAAAAATTGGCGAAATCGCTCAAGGAAAAAATCCGCAAGAAGAAGCTCGCCAGGTTCGCAATGAAATGTCGTTTGAGCAGCTTTTCGACCAGTATATGAAGCGATATAGCAAAGTGCACAAGAAGTCATGGCGCTACGATGAACGGGAAGTGAACCGGTTTTTAGCTCATTGGTTCAAACGCCGTCTTTCAGACATCAAGCGGGTCGAGGTACAGCGCTTGCACGAAAAAATCTACGCAGAAAGTGGCCTCTACCAAGCCAATCGCCTTTTAGAACGGATACGGGCGATTTTTAATAAGGCACTCGAATGGGGATGGGAAGGTACCAATCCCGCTATTGGCATTAAGAAATACAAGGAAAAGAGCCGGGATCGGTTCATTCAGCCAGTAGAAATGCCTTTTATCATCCGCTCTCTCAATGAAGAAACGAACGAGACGGTAAAAGATTATCTCTGGATATTGCTTCTAACGGGTGCTCGCAAAACGAATACCCTCATGATGCGATGGGAGCAGATCAATTGGGAGCGGAATGAATGGCGAATTCCGGATACTAAAAATGGAGAGCCGGTTACCGTTCCTCTGATCGAACGCGCACTGGAAATATTAAAGCGCCGTGAAATGACCTCACAGAGCCCGTGGGTTTTCCCGCAAGAAGCGGATAATGAAAAGCACTTCGTTAACACTAAACGTGCCTGGCGGCGCACTTTGGAGCGAGCCACGCTTTACCTATGGCAACAAAACGAAAGGATTGCTCCATTATTGGAAAAATTGGAATGTAATGTGCCTGTTTTTCTCCTAAGTGAGATATTATTTAAAGCTGTGATCAAACGGGCAGAAAAAGAAAAAATCCCGCTTCCCGCAAGCCTGCTGGATATTCGCTTGCATGACATTCGTCGTACTTTCGGCAGTTACCAAGCGCTTACCGGTGCCAGCTTGCAAGTCATTGGCAAGAGCTTAGGTCACAAATCTACCCAAGCTACACAAATATACGCGCGACTCAATCTCGATGCAGTTCGTGCCTCCATCGAAAAGGCTACTGGCGCTATGTTTGATTAATTTCCGATTCAGTAAAAAATGACTTTCGAGCAGGATTCCATTTTACTACCTTAAGTATTGAAATTTCCTTAGCTTTTCAAGCTTTATGTTATAGTGGGTACCCCATACCCCCATTAAATAATAGCGGGGATTAGATTAATATATGTTGCCAAAGAAAGAATTGCTACTGATTTTTGTTGTAGAGCTTCGATATTGAGCTGACACTAGCATGGAAATAAATAATAGGGAACTTGCGGGACTTATTTGGATCGGGATATTTATAGCTTGGGTTATGATGCGTCCGGAAACACGAAAAAATGTCCCTGGACTGTTTAAAGCGGCTTTCCAGTCTAAGCTTAGTATTATCTATGGAATTATGGCAGCGTACACCGCTATTGTTGTCTTTCTTTTATACCGCATAGAGTTGTGGAATAGCAGCCAAATTAAGAACACTATTTTGTGGTTTCTTACTGTTGGTTTGGTTTCGCTCAATGATATAACAAAACATAACCAAGTCAATTTTTTTAAGAAAACAGCATCAGATGTCCTTAGTCTAACCGCGATCCTTCAGTTCATAACCGGAGTTTATACTTTTAGCTTTATTACTGAATTTACTTTAATACCGTTCGCGGTATTGATTGGATGCATGATTGCAATGGCAGAGAGAAAGCCAGAACACGTTTCAGTAAGAAAGTTATTAAAGGGGATGCTTGCATTAGCTGGATTATATACGATTAGTTTCACTATCTATAAGATCGCAACGGATTTCCAAACTTTTGCTAATAGAGGAACACTGAACGATTTCCTGATACCTGGCGCTCTGTCTTTTCTGTTTCTTCCTTTGATGTATTTGTTATCTCTTTATGCAGCGCGTGAAAATACGTTTATTGGTCTCGGTAACGTTTTAAGTCCAAGCTTATTACGATTAGCAAAATGGTACACACTGCGCTATTTTGTTTTTAATAAAGACGATTTGCAGCGCTGGCAAAGGTACATCTTTGTAAAAAAAATTGAAAGTAAAACAGACTTACGTTGTTCAATTAAATTTATCAAACAACTAAAGAAAATTGAGAAAAACCCGCCTTCCGTTCCTATAGAAATGGGTTGGTCTCTATATATAGCAAAAGAGGCGCTTACAACAGAAGGGATCAAAACCGGCCAATACCTACCGAACTTTAATGAGGAATGGTCAGCTAGCTCTACTTATCTTAAAATTGACGATGATCTACTAGCGAATAACATTGCTTACTATATAGAAGGTAATTCGCGTGTTGCCGTACGACTTAAACTCGTCTTAAATGTAAATGACCCAGCTAAGGCTAATAACGCACATACCAAAATGGTTGGTTGTGCTAAGCTACTTTATCGATTTGCCATGAACCAAGACATACCGAAAACTATATTAGATGCCCTTTCTACAGGTAAAAGAAAAGAACTACAGATCGGTGATAAGTGCATTTTAGTCTATAAAAATAATTGGTCGGAGCATAAAATGCAGGGTTACAGTTTAAAATTTACCATTGGCGTTGGAAACACATCAGTAGTGGAATTCTAAATATTTAAAATATAATGGGTGCTACGGCCTCCACCTTCAGTTATCAGCACTTCTACCTCTAAAAGGTGTTGTAAATCCCTTATGACAGTTGCTTTGGAAACTTTTGTTATGGACATATATTTTTTGGCACTCATACCTCCTGCAAAACCTTCCACTCCGGCATCCAACATTTGTTTTACAACCTTAATCTGCCGTTCATTCAAAGCATCTTTAAACCGGTCAAAGAACTTTGATTTTTTCAAAACGAAGTCGACCAAGCTAATTGCCTGTTCCTGAGACTTCAGAATAACGTCGATAAAGTATTTAACCCAAAGCGTAATCTCATTGCTTTTTTGTGCCTGTTCCAAAGCATTATAATAAGACTTCTTATCGGACTCTATGACTCTTGAAAGACTAAGCAATACGGGACGACCAATAGTTTGCGACAAAGCTTTTTCGGCAATGGCACGTCCAATCCTGCCATTGCCATCTTCAAAGGGGTGAATTGTTTCAAAATATAAATGCGCAATCGCTGACCTAACAGGAGCTTTCTTTATTTCTTTGATGCTTCCCGGAGTTGTGTCATTGAACCATTAAATGAATTTTGTCATTTCGTCTGGTATACGAGAAGAGGGCGGAGCTTCAAAATGGATTTTTTCTCTGCCAAGTGCACCTGAAACAACCTGCATGGGGTCTTCATGGTTGCGCCATCTGCCAAGATTGATTCTTATATTTCCTTTTAAAAGCATTTTATGCCATTAGAAGAGTCTTTTCTTCTGTCATGGCTTCAGCGTAAGTTCTTTGGACATCTACCATCAATTCGCTAGCCCCTTGTGCTCTCCTATCTTTGACAGGGTCATGGGTCTGATTAAGTCCAAGATTATTGCGAATAAATGAAACAACATCTTGGCGACTTAGATACTCACTCTCAATTTCTGAAGTTCTAATCGCTTCGGCAACCATTATATCGATAACAGCTTCCATTCGGATATCATCCGGTATTACCTTTAAAATGCCACTAACATGGCCTATTTGCTCAGCGAAATGGAATAAGGCGTCTTCCGTATTCCGCAAATCATATTTAAAATTAGGCCAGTCAGGTTGTT
This region includes:
- a CDS encoding ATP-binding protein, with protein sequence MLFWDFGEQMIKRTLQSTIEQRLFKGKAILIFGPRQAGKSTLVETILQDKDHLYLNGDDSDVRDILTNTTATKLKTVVGQKNILFLDEAQRIPNIGLTLKLFTDQIKNVQVIATGSSAFELSSQVNEPLTGRKYEFMLYPLSFGELVEYHGLIQEKRLIEHRLIYGYYPEIVTKTGEEAELLKLLAGSYLYKDLLMLEQIKKPAILEKLLKALALQVGSEISYHELAQTVGSDPKTVEKYIDLLEKAYVLFRLPAFSRNVRNEIKKGKKVYFYDCGIRNAVINNFKPLASRTDTGALWENFVMAERMKYLRYCQIDTAQYFWRTTQQQEIDLIEDNGEVLIAFEFKWKDKRGKIRFPHTFTDNYPGTETFAVTPENIEKFIL
- a CDS encoding tyrosine-type recombinase/integrase; its protein translation is MPAKVINFTKACLTNLPLPEAGKRKYYKDTQLKGLILDVRSNGSKSFYIYKKISGKPERLFLGIFPEITIENARKKAKIKIGEIAQGKNPQEEARQVRNEMSFEQLFDQYMKRYSKVHKKSWRYDEREVNRFLAHWFKRRLSDIKRVEVQRLHEKIYAESGLYQANRLLERIRAIFNKALEWGWEGTNPAIGIKKYKEKSRDRFIQPVEMPFIIRSLNEETNETVKDYLWILLLTGARKTNTLMMRWEQINWERNEWRIPDTKNGEPVTVPLIERALEILKRREMTSQSPWVFPQEADNEKHFVNTKRAWRRTLERATLYLWQQNERIAPLLEKLECNVPVFLLSEILFKAVIKRAEKEKIPLPASLLDIRLHDIRRTFGSYQALTGASLQVIGKSLGHKSTQATQIYARLNLDAVRASIEKATGAMFD
- a CDS encoding Fic family protein — encoded protein: MSQTIGRPVLLSLSRVIESDKKSYYNALEQAQKSNEITLWVKYFIDVILKSQEQAISLVDFVLKKSKFFDRFKDALNERQIKVVKQMLDAGVEGFAGGMSAKKYMSITKVSKATVIRDLQHLLEVEVLITEGGGRSTHYILNI
- a CDS encoding DUF4172 domain-containing protein, which translates into the protein MRNTEDALFHFAEQIGHVSGILKVIPDDIRMEAVIDIMVAEAIRTSEIESEYLSRQDVVSFIRNNLGLNQTHDPVKDRRAQGASELMVDVQRTYAEAMTEEKTLLMA